From Micromonospora rhizosphaerae, the proteins below share one genomic window:
- a CDS encoding ABC transporter ATP-binding protein, translated as MTAVELPGVSATPRPPDDDLVVDVRDLRMRYGTVDVLRGVTFTARRGEVLALLGPNGAGKTTTIEILEGFRMRSAGEVGVLGVDPGRGDERWRARIGVVLQSWRDHGKWRVRDLLSHVGAFYAPYSTTRLRRPWPVADLLDAVGLAAHADRRVHQLSGGQRRRLDVAVGIVGRPELLFLDEPTVGFDPAARREFHELVHRLADLDETTILLTTHDLDEAEKLADRILILADGRIIADGSPDELARRVAGDVEIRWSRAGERFVHSATDATRFVRDLLRQYGDGVEELEVRRASLEDAYMALVYEQESGARTGAVARVWQQGSDR; from the coding sequence ACGGCACCGTGGACGTGCTGCGCGGGGTCACCTTCACCGCCCGACGCGGCGAGGTGCTCGCCCTGCTCGGGCCCAACGGCGCCGGCAAGACCACCACCATCGAGATCCTCGAGGGCTTCCGGATGCGCTCGGCCGGCGAGGTCGGCGTCCTCGGCGTCGACCCCGGCCGGGGCGACGAGCGGTGGCGCGCCCGGATCGGCGTGGTGCTCCAGTCCTGGCGGGACCACGGCAAGTGGCGGGTCCGGGACCTGCTGTCCCACGTCGGCGCCTTCTACGCGCCGTACTCGACCACCCGGCTCCGCCGCCCCTGGCCGGTCGCCGACCTGCTCGACGCGGTCGGGCTGGCCGCGCACGCCGATCGCCGGGTCCACCAGCTCTCCGGCGGTCAGCGCCGCCGACTCGACGTCGCGGTCGGCATCGTCGGCCGCCCCGAGCTGCTGTTCCTGGACGAGCCCACGGTCGGCTTCGACCCGGCCGCCCGGCGCGAGTTCCACGAGCTGGTGCACCGCCTCGCCGACCTGGACGAGACCACCATCCTGCTCACCACGCACGACCTGGACGAGGCCGAGAAGCTCGCCGACCGGATCCTCATCCTCGCCGACGGCCGGATCATCGCCGACGGCTCACCGGACGAGCTGGCCCGGCGGGTCGCCGGCGACGTGGAGATCCGGTGGAGCCGGGCCGGGGAGCGGTTCGTGCACTCCGCGACGGACGCCACCCGCTTCGTCCGCGACCTGCTGCGGCAGTACGGGGACGGCGTCGAGGAGCTGGAGGTGCGGCGGGCCAGCCTGGAGGACGCCTACATGGCGCTGGTGTACGAGCAGGAATCCGGAGCCCGGACCGGCGCTGTGGCCCGGGTCTGGCAGCAGGGGAGTGACCGATGA